A genome region from Microtus ochrogaster isolate Prairie Vole_2 chromosome 1, MicOch1.0, whole genome shotgun sequence includes the following:
- the Gpr22 gene encoding probable G-protein coupled receptor 22 — translation MSKLSMTSCINLWKTTMVSQKAHKATANRGNTNCSKRMCFSPVLGINMQSESNITVRDDIEGIDANMYQPLSYPLSFQVSLTGFLMLEIVLGLGSNLTVLVLYCMKSNLINSVSNIITMNLHVLDVIICVGCIPLTIVILLLSLESNTALICCFHEACVSFASVSTAINVFAITLDRYDISVKPANRILTMGRAVMLMTSIWIFSFFSFLIPFIEVNFFSLQSGNAWENKTLLCVSTSEYYTELGMYYHLLVQIPIFFFTVVVMLITYTKILQALNIRIGTRFSTGQKKKVRKKKTISLTTHETTDMSQSSGGRNVVFGVRTSVSVIIALRRAVKRHRERRERQKRVFKMSLLIISTFLLCWTPISVLNTTILCLGPSDLLVKLRLCFLVMAYGTTIFHPLLYAFTRQKFQKVLKSKMKKRVVSIVEADPMPNNAVIHNSWIDPKRNKKVTYEDSEIREKCLVPQVVTD, via the exons ATGTCAAAATTGTCAATGACATCATGTATCAATTTGTGGAAAACTACCATGGTGAGCCAAAAGGCCCATAAGGCAACAGCAAACAG gggaAACACCAACTGTTCCAAAAGAATGTGTTTTTCTCCTGTTCTGGGAATCAACATGCAGTCTGAATCAAACATTACAGTGCGAGATGACATTGAGGGCATCGACGCCAATATGTACCAACCACTATCATACCCATTAAGCTTTCAAGTGTCTCTCACTGGATTTCTCATGTTAGAAATTGTGCTGGGACTTGGCAGCAACCTTACTGTATTGGTACTTTACTGCATGAAATCCAACTTAATCAACTCAGTCAGTAACATTATTACAATGAATCTCCATGTACTTGATGTAATAATCTGTGTGGGATGTATTCCTCTAACTATAGTGATCCTTCTGCTCTCACTGGAGAGTAACACTGCTCTCATCTGCTGTTTCCATGAAGCCTGTGTTTCCTTTGCAAGTGTTTCGACAGCAATCAACGTTTTTGCTATCACTCTGGACAGATACGACATCTCTGTAAAACCTGCAAACAGAATTCTGACAATGGGCAGAGCTGTAATGCTAATGACATCcatttggattttttctttcttctcattcctgATTCCCTTCATTGAAGTAAATTTTTTCAGTCTTCAAAGTGGAAACGCGTGGGAAAACAAGACACTGCTGTGTGTCAGCACAAGTGAGTACTACACTGAGCTGGGGATGTATTATCACCTTCTGGTTCAGATCCCCATCTTCTTCTTCACAGTTGTAGTGATGCTCATCACATACACCAAGATACTTCAGGCTCTTAACATTCGAATAGGCACCAGATTCTCAACAGGGCAGAAGAAGAAAGTTCGGAAGAAAAAGACAATCTCTCTAACCACACACGAGACCACAGACATGTCACAGAGCAGTGGTGGGAGAAACGTGGTTTTTGGTGTGAGAACTTCAGTCTCTGTCATAATCGCCCTCCGGCGCGCTGTGAAGCGCCACCGGGAACGACGAGAACGGCAGAAAAGAGtcttcaagatgtctttattgattatttctacatttcttctctgttggacaccaatttctgttttaaataccACAATTTTATGTTTAGGCCCAAGTGACCTTTTAGTAAAATTAAGATTGTGTTTTCTAGTCATGGCTTATGGAACCACTATATTCCACCCTCTCTTGTATGCATTCACCAGACAAAAATTTCAAAAggtcttaaaaagcaaaatgaaaaaacgAGTTGTTTCCATAGTTGAAGCTGATCCCATGCCTAACAATGCTGTAATACACAACTCATGGATAGAtcctaagagaaataaaaaggttaCCTATGAGGACAGTGAAATAAGGGAGAAATGTTTAGTACCTCAGGTTGTCACAGACTAG